Proteins from a single region of Phycisphaeraceae bacterium D3-23:
- a CDS encoding endonuclease/exonuclease/phosphatase family protein gives MLRLRFLIPLVMVLLSLGPSAAAQSEVTVLSYNVLGGGNQSDVDAILAAGADIIGIQEGGNSTLTMANLLGYNGHVLSDSQRGSSNGIITRFDITDTYDNGVQIDMGALGLAYIFSVHLTSCPYQPYELHPQAGALGCGSPINTGSDAGDVAQAVARANSARAGQIGVVLNEIAANVPDGAPVFLVGDFNEPSHLDWTAAAGPDGTGDHTHVVPWPTSITVTDAGFIDTYRDILPDETADLGYTWTTNDPSLEVHDRIDFVYYQGEGLALTDVQLVGDTGSAGGVSSDIALSNYSSDHRAVAARFAFPEPGEPGDITGDGFVGVEDLDVLLAHWGDSVAAYDRSAGDLSGDALVGQADLDLVIANWSDGTPPDVNIPEPGTLALLVVGACIGCRRR, from the coding sequence ATGCTGAGACTACGTTTCCTGATTCCGCTTGTGATGGTGCTGTTGTCGCTTGGCCCCTCCGCGGCGGCGCAGTCCGAGGTGACGGTGCTGTCCTATAACGTGCTGGGCGGGGGCAACCAGTCGGATGTCGATGCAATCCTCGCGGCCGGGGCGGACATCATCGGGATCCAGGAGGGCGGGAATTCGACCCTGACGATGGCGAACCTGCTGGGCTACAACGGGCACGTCTTGAGCGACAGCCAACGCGGGTCCAGCAACGGCATCATCACCCGTTTCGACATCACCGACACCTATGACAACGGCGTGCAAATCGACATGGGCGCGTTGGGGCTGGCTTACATCTTCAGTGTGCACCTGACCTCGTGCCCGTACCAGCCCTACGAGCTGCACCCGCAGGCCGGGGCGCTGGGGTGCGGCTCCCCGATCAACACCGGCTCGGACGCGGGTGATGTGGCCCAGGCCGTCGCCCGGGCCAACAGCGCGCGGGCCGGGCAGATCGGCGTCGTGCTCAACGAGATCGCCGCGAACGTCCCCGACGGCGCGCCGGTCTTCCTCGTGGGCGATTTCAACGAGCCCTCGCACCTGGACTGGACGGCAGCGGCCGGGCCCGACGGCACGGGCGACCACACCCACGTCGTCCCCTGGCCCACCTCCATCACGGTCACGGATGCCGGCTTCATCGACACCTACCGCGACATCCTCCCCGACGAAACCGCAGACCTCGGCTACACCTGGACGACCAACGACCCTTCGCTCGAGGTCCACGACCGGATCGACTTTGTCTACTACCAGGGCGAGGGGCTGGCGCTCACCGATGTGCAGTTGGTCGGCGACACGGGCTCGGCCGGCGGCGTGTCCAGCGACATCGCGCTATCCAACTACAGCTCCGACCACCGCGCGGTCGCCGCGCGGTTTGCGTTCCCCGAGCCCGGTGAACCCGGCGACATCACCGGCGACGGCTTTGTCGGGGTTGAAGACCTCGACGTGCTGCTGGCCCACTGGGGCGACAGCGTCGCGGCCTACGACCGCTCGGCCGGGGACCTCAGCGGTGATGCGCTTGTCGGGCAGGCCGACCTCGACCTCGTCATCGCGAATTGGTCCGACGGCACCCCGCCGGACGTGAACATCCCCGAGCCGGGGACGCTGGCGCTGCTGGTTGTCGGCGCTTGCATCGGTTGTCGCCGACGCTGA
- a CDS encoding endonuclease/exonuclease/phosphatase family protein, whose amino-acid sequence MSLACPALAQEGPSLGVMSFNVWTSEGSSSGRAGIVAAVQAGGADIVGFQEMGGGHGTTVANALGMSYDGGSMIASRYRILDDSFGSGVRIELAPGHEAYVFNVHLIHHPYGPYQLEGIPYFGGALYDPDNPSDIDAVVQDQVDARGGVIASVLNEMQVALNSGLPVFLTGDFNEASHLDWTAGADAAGVHSAEVPWPTSTAVQNAGLNDSFRVVHPDEVATPGNTWSPVYGPDYINAGENEPQDRIDLVYYAGQDVTPTSSNTVGPSDGFSDLGVGGFPSDHRGVASQFQLGALRTTTLTFTALGSNGDAIDQDYADHALSTPKLALSYTSNGGEWSYWEGNNWGDGVAFLDSGNGGQASGATYQATIAPDADYAGIIHAFDLIDWDSGNTTGQSVQWSLRDSGGAVITSGTANVGDDATLHVETGLAGAVMGGLTLRLVHTGGENNELALDNVLFDQALIGDLTGDGFVGVEDLDLLLAHWGDTVTRYDWSRGDLSGDGVVGQADLDAVLAHWSNGTAPDVNIPEPGTLGALLLAGGLLGRRRRSV is encoded by the coding sequence GTGTCTCTCGCTTGCCCTGCCTTGGCGCAGGAGGGCCCGTCGCTGGGGGTGATGTCGTTCAATGTCTGGACTTCCGAGGGCTCGTCGTCCGGGCGGGCGGGCATCGTCGCGGCGGTGCAGGCGGGCGGGGCGGACATCGTCGGGTTCCAGGAGATGGGCGGGGGCCACGGCACGACGGTCGCCAACGCGCTGGGCATGTCCTACGACGGCGGGTCGATGATCGCGTCGCGCTACCGCATCCTCGACGACTCGTTTGGCAGCGGCGTGCGCATCGAGCTCGCGCCCGGGCACGAGGCGTACGTGTTCAATGTCCACCTGATCCACCACCCCTATGGGCCGTACCAGCTCGAGGGGATCCCGTACTTCGGTGGGGCGCTTTACGACCCGGACAACCCGTCGGACATCGACGCGGTGGTCCAGGACCAGGTTGATGCGCGGGGCGGTGTGATCGCGTCGGTCTTGAACGAGATGCAGGTCGCGCTCAACAGCGGGCTGCCGGTGTTCCTGACCGGGGACTTCAACGAGGCGTCGCACCTGGACTGGACGGCCGGGGCCGACGCGGCGGGCGTCCACAGCGCCGAGGTGCCTTGGCCGACATCGACCGCGGTACAAAACGCCGGGCTCAATGACTCGTTCCGTGTGGTGCATCCGGACGAGGTGGCGACGCCGGGCAATACCTGGTCGCCGGTGTACGGCCCGGACTACATCAACGCGGGTGAAAACGAGCCGCAGGACCGCATCGACCTCGTCTACTACGCCGGGCAAGACGTCACGCCCACCAGCTCGAACACGGTCGGCCCGAGCGACGGATTCTCCGACCTCGGCGTCGGCGGCTTCCCCTCCGACCATCGTGGCGTTGCGAGCCAGTTCCAGCTCGGCGCGTTGCGGACGACGACGCTGACCTTCACCGCACTGGGCAGCAACGGCGACGCGATCGACCAGGACTACGCCGACCACGCGCTGAGTACGCCCAAACTCGCGCTGTCGTACACGAGTAACGGCGGGGAATGGTCCTACTGGGAAGGCAATAACTGGGGTGACGGCGTCGCGTTCCTCGACTCGGGCAACGGCGGCCAAGCGAGCGGCGCGACCTACCAGGCGACCATCGCGCCCGATGCCGACTACGCCGGGATCATCCACGCCTTCGACCTCATCGACTGGGACTCGGGCAACACGACGGGCCAGTCCGTGCAGTGGTCGCTGCGCGACAGCGGCGGTGCGGTCATCACTTCGGGCACGGCCAACGTCGGCGACGACGCGACCCTGCATGTCGAGACCGGCCTCGCCGGGGCCGTGATGGGCGGGCTCACGCTCCGGCTGGTGCATACGGGCGGCGAAAACAACGAGCTCGCGCTCGACAACGTCTTGTTCGACCAGGCCCTCATCGGTGACCTCACGGGCGACGGGTTCGTCGGTGTCGAAGACCTCGACCTCCTGCTTGCCCACTGGGGCGATACGGTGACCCGCTACGACTGGTCGCGCGGCGACCTGAGCGGCGACGGCGTCGTCGGGCAGGCCGACCTCGACGCGGTCCTCGCCCACTGGTCCAACGGCACCGCGCCCGATGTCAACATCCCCGAGCCCGGCACGCTGGGCGCGTTGTTGTTGGCGGGCGGGCTGCTGGGTCGGCGGCGTCGGTCGGTTTGA
- a CDS encoding sulfotransferase — protein MASRKQRRAALKRAKTRKPTKRAGPAATPALIDQMTDTLQMGKACWERGKRDEALALYERGVKELPHNIRAYLLAARVHAERYRLAEMEVMLDRLRLLAPDHPGVHHYIAETYTLTNQTGCAVAAYEKACALPGVQPGTWMELAAQYERSHRLDEARGLVERARSQGLRLPLLALIEARLLLRDKRPDAAEAALRDLIGKLPADEEWACKAWADLALLYDRQGEYEQAIEAIGTCKQAQRGRCAKEQTAANSVLARFGAMVQSISAPDFNRWRDEAADLPDTRSAILAGFPRSGTTLLEQVLDAHDELVSSEERDYLGKVQFDEIQRPGQRAGPILDVLNGLSIKRIRTEQQNYFNVMEQLLGEPIAGRMHLDKNPAYNLFLPVLLRLFPQSRILIALRDPRDVVLSCYLRYLPLNPVSVNFLSVERTAQRYALDMNAWLKFRDIVPNPWCEVRYEDSVADLEKQARRALETLGLPWDPAVMDYRERLGKERQVSSPTYEAVKQPVYTRAVGRWKHYEEHLAPAFETLAPFIEAFGYDG, from the coding sequence ATGGCCTCTCGCAAACAACGCCGCGCCGCACTGAAACGCGCCAAGACGCGCAAGCCCACCAAGCGCGCCGGCCCCGCCGCAACGCCGGCGCTCATCGACCAGATGACTGACACCCTCCAGATGGGCAAGGCCTGCTGGGAGCGGGGCAAGCGCGACGAGGCGCTCGCGCTCTACGAGCGCGGGGTCAAGGAGTTGCCCCACAATATCCGGGCCTATCTCCTCGCCGCACGCGTCCACGCCGAGCGGTATCGGCTGGCGGAGATGGAGGTGATGCTCGACCGCCTGCGTCTGCTTGCGCCCGACCACCCGGGCGTCCACCACTACATCGCCGAGACCTATACGCTGACCAATCAGACCGGCTGCGCTGTGGCGGCGTACGAGAAGGCCTGCGCGCTGCCGGGCGTACAGCCGGGGACTTGGATGGAACTCGCCGCGCAGTACGAGCGGTCGCACCGGCTGGACGAGGCGCGCGGGCTTGTTGAACGCGCGCGGTCACAAGGACTGCGCCTACCGCTACTCGCGCTGATCGAGGCGCGTTTGCTGCTGCGCGACAAGCGGCCCGACGCGGCCGAGGCGGCGCTCAGGGACCTGATCGGCAAGCTCCCGGCCGACGAAGAGTGGGCGTGCAAGGCCTGGGCCGACCTCGCGCTGCTCTACGACCGGCAGGGGGAATACGAACAAGCGATCGAGGCGATCGGCACCTGCAAGCAGGCGCAGCGCGGGCGCTGTGCGAAGGAACAGACGGCCGCGAACAGCGTCCTCGCACGGTTCGGCGCGATGGTGCAGTCGATCTCGGCCCCGGACTTCAACCGGTGGCGCGACGAGGCGGCGGACCTGCCCGACACGCGGTCGGCGATCCTCGCCGGCTTCCCGCGCTCGGGGACGACGCTGCTTGAGCAGGTACTCGATGCGCACGACGAGTTGGTTTCGAGCGAGGAACGCGACTACCTGGGTAAGGTGCAGTTCGACGAGATCCAGCGGCCCGGCCAACGCGCCGGCCCGATCCTCGATGTGCTCAACGGGCTCTCGATCAAACGGATCCGCACCGAGCAGCAGAACTACTTCAACGTCATGGAGCAGCTCCTTGGTGAGCCGATCGCCGGGCGGATGCACTTGGACAAGAACCCGGCGTACAACCTGTTCCTGCCGGTCTTGCTGCGGCTGTTCCCTCAGTCGCGCATCCTCATCGCGCTGCGCGACCCGCGCGACGTGGTGCTGAGTTGTTACTTGCGCTACCTGCCTCTCAACCCGGTGAGTGTGAACTTCCTCTCGGTCGAGCGTACGGCCCAGCGTTACGCTTTGGATATGAATGCCTGGCTGAAGTTCCGCGACATCGTGCCCAACCCGTGGTGCGAGGTGCGCTACGAGGACAGCGTGGCGGACCTTGAAAAACAGGCGCGGCGGGCGCTCGAGACGCTCGGGCTGCCGTGGGACCCGGCGGTGATGGACTACCGCGAGCGCTTGGGCAAGGAGCGGCAGGTCAGCTCGCCGACGTATGAGGCGGTGAAGCAGCCGGTCTACACCCGGGCGGTCGGGCGGTGGAAGCATTATGAGGAACACCTGGCCCCGGCGTTTGAGACGCTTGCCCCGTTTATCGAGGCGTTTGGCTATGACGGCTGA
- a CDS encoding PEP-CTERM sorting domain-containing protein has product MRFSKETLVAAVAVVGCAGFAMDVDAATLGTDLVVDGGFEDVFLPGTGAYGAAELNSWNQGSDAGFTYASGQYDNGGPLAGGGDRYFTPNQSSGGDVLSPGQVSQLIDVSTGDTATQIAAGTAQYSASAFFSTYQSDDDASVVHFDFLDAGSSSLGTAEFGPGTNLQTWTQLTDSGLIPVGTATVQVSVYANVHNTGGGPDGYVDNVTFEINEVPEPGSLALLGLGGLALLRRRR; this is encoded by the coding sequence ATGCGATTCAGCAAAGAAACCTTGGTCGCCGCTGTGGCGGTCGTCGGCTGCGCCGGCTTCGCGATGGACGTGGACGCGGCGACACTGGGCACGGACCTCGTTGTTGACGGGGGGTTCGAGGATGTATTCCTGCCCGGGACCGGTGCTTATGGAGCCGCGGAACTGAACTCTTGGAATCAAGGGTCCGATGCTGGCTTCACCTATGCCTCGGGTCAGTACGACAACGGCGGCCCCCTGGCGGGTGGGGGCGACCGCTATTTCACCCCCAACCAGAGCAGCGGCGGCGATGTCTTAAGCCCAGGTCAAGTTTCGCAACTCATTGACGTCTCGACCGGCGATACCGCGACCCAGATCGCCGCAGGCACCGCCCAGTACTCCGCCAGCGCATTCTTCAGCACCTACCAGTCCGATGACGACGCCTCGGTGGTCCATTTCGACTTCCTTGATGCCGGCAGCAGCAGTCTCGGCACCGCCGAGTTTGGCCCTGGGACCAACCTCCAGACCTGGACCCAACTGACCGACTCCGGGCTGATCCCCGTCGGGACCGCAACGGTCCAGGTCTCGGTCTACGCTAATGTTCACAACACCGGCGGGGGCCCCGACGGCTACGTCGATAACGTCACGTTCGAGATCAACGAAGTGCCCGAGCCCGGCTCGCTGGCGCTGCTCGGCCTCGGTGGCTTGGCGCTGCTGCGTCGGCGTCGCTAG
- a CDS encoding FecR domain-containing protein → MENDLQQLDPQQLIDAYLDETLTPEQGAALNAWVKESSENARRFAKSAWLHRQVYDQLHVRDLQQIQDDHSDATDVDYGDVLQQLLAIEQGAGDSGMVDLTEEMKRRGLAQRREKARRAAMSRRGERPGEHGVARAVVIPKALAYSVAAAVAFGLIFAGYAGWLGGKQSATPTLVEQQDADTAGQSLPPVVAHLVGGRGVRWANHTRSTRPGTPLRKGMLQLDAGIAEVRFESGAVATFRGPALIDLRGDNRMALIEGAMVANVPKDAYGFTVDTPTMRVVDLGTEFAMTADAAGDSAVQVFAGEVTAAAFDTQGHLGEAGSVKSRDGLAIDADTRVARTIEVDGRAFEDLAPHVALLYRNLVVNGDFEQGEPGHVTGATLHDVENIRVPGWEDTGPGTLLPYEAASAFDYPNPALHPMPDDHGQAFYAGMAEGSIRQRVDVSGLAGLIDAGQVAFDLSAWLGGYAEQDEYLVLTAHFMDERGRRVGRPAALDPVHVYDRDGESGFVLRESHGQVPARTRSIEIVIENVGHHTPPYVRDGYADNVALSLSVVPD, encoded by the coding sequence ATGGAAAACGACCTGCAACAGTTGGACCCGCAACAGTTGATTGATGCCTACCTCGACGAGACGCTGACGCCCGAGCAGGGCGCGGCGCTCAATGCATGGGTAAAAGAGAGCTCGGAGAATGCGCGGCGTTTCGCGAAGTCCGCGTGGCTGCACCGTCAGGTCTACGACCAGCTGCATGTGCGCGACCTCCAGCAGATCCAGGACGATCACAGTGACGCCACCGACGTGGACTACGGCGACGTGCTCCAGCAGCTGCTCGCGATCGAGCAGGGGGCCGGCGACAGCGGGATGGTCGACCTGACCGAAGAAATGAAGCGTCGCGGTCTCGCGCAGCGGCGCGAGAAGGCGCGGCGCGCGGCGATGTCGCGTCGCGGCGAACGCCCGGGCGAGCACGGCGTCGCGCGGGCGGTTGTGATCCCCAAGGCGCTGGCCTACAGCGTCGCGGCGGCGGTGGCGTTTGGGCTGATCTTCGCGGGCTATGCCGGCTGGCTGGGCGGGAAGCAGAGCGCGACGCCGACGCTGGTCGAGCAACAAGACGCCGATACGGCCGGCCAGTCCCTGCCCCCCGTGGTCGCGCACCTTGTCGGTGGCCGGGGTGTCCGGTGGGCCAATCACACACGCTCGACCCGGCCCGGCACACCGCTGCGCAAGGGCATGCTCCAGCTCGACGCCGGGATCGCCGAGGTCCGCTTCGAGAGCGGCGCGGTCGCGACCTTCCGCGGCCCCGCGCTGATCGACCTGCGCGGCGACAACCGCATGGCGCTCATCGAGGGCGCAATGGTCGCCAACGTGCCCAAGGATGCGTACGGCTTCACGGTCGATACGCCAACGATGCGCGTCGTGGACCTGGGCACCGAGTTCGCGATGACCGCCGACGCCGCCGGCGACAGCGCCGTGCAGGTCTTCGCCGGCGAAGTCACCGCGGCCGCGTTCGACACCCAGGGCCACCTCGGCGAGGCCGGATCAGTTAAGTCGCGCGACGGGCTCGCCATCGACGCCGACACACGCGTCGCCCGCACGATCGAGGTGGATGGCCGAGCGTTCGAAGACCTCGCGCCCCATGTCGCGCTCTTGTACCGCAACCTCGTCGTCAACGGCGACTTCGAGCAGGGCGAGCCGGGGCATGTTACCGGCGCAACACTTCACGATGTCGAGAACATCCGCGTGCCCGGGTGGGAAGACACCGGGCCCGGGACGCTGCTCCCGTACGAGGCCGCGTCTGCCTTTGACTACCCCAATCCCGCGCTGCACCCGATGCCCGATGACCACGGCCAAGCGTTCTATGCCGGGATGGCCGAGGGCTCGATCCGCCAGCGGGTGGACGTGTCGGGCTTGGCCGGGCTGATCGACGCCGGTCAGGTGGCGTTTGACCTCTCGGCCTGGCTGGGCGGGTACGCCGAGCAGGACGAGTATCTGGTGCTGACCGCCCACTTCATGGATGAGCGGGGGCGGCGTGTGGGACGGCCCGCCGCCCTGGACCCGGTCCATGTGTACGACCGTGATGGGGAATCCGGCTTCGTACTCCGGGAGAGCCACGGCCAGGTCCCGGCCCGGACCCGCTCGATCGAGATCGTGATCGAAAACGTCGGCCACCACACCCCACCCTATGTCCGTGATGGCTATGCCGACAATGTGGCGCTGTCGCTGTCGGTGGTGCCGGATTGA
- a CDS encoding sigma-70 family RNA polymerase sigma factor gives MALPNREQQQRKDLAVLWTQAQPHIAAFVSSMVLDFHAAEDLIQQVAVAVAEQFEQYDPSRPFVPWAIGIARFKVYNYYRKVKRDKHVFDSEAIDGIARAYSELEPALDNRKQALDTCVQRVQGRAATVLEMRYVREMKPARIAQKMGMTANAVSVMLHRIRAALEKCIDQQMHHTDGKGGE, from the coding sequence ATGGCGTTACCCAACCGTGAGCAGCAGCAGCGTAAAGACCTGGCGGTCCTGTGGACACAGGCCCAGCCGCATATCGCGGCGTTTGTGTCGTCGATGGTGCTGGACTTCCACGCGGCCGAGGACCTGATCCAGCAGGTCGCCGTGGCGGTGGCCGAGCAGTTTGAGCAGTACGACCCGTCCCGGCCGTTTGTGCCCTGGGCGATCGGGATCGCGCGGTTCAAGGTGTACAACTACTACCGCAAGGTGAAGCGTGATAAGCACGTCTTCGACAGCGAGGCGATCGACGGGATCGCCCGGGCTTACAGCGAGCTTGAGCCGGCACTGGACAATCGCAAGCAGGCGCTGGATACGTGTGTGCAGCGGGTGCAGGGGCGTGCCGCGACGGTGTTGGAGATGCGATACGTGCGTGAGATGAAGCCCGCACGCATCGCGCAGAAGATGGGGATGACGGCGAACGCGGTGAGCGTGATGCTGCACCGCATCCGTGCCGCACTCGAGAAGTGCATCGACCAGCAGATGCATCACACAGACGGCAAGGGGGGGGAGTGA
- a CDS encoding prepilin-type N-terminal cleavage/methylation domain-containing protein, giving the protein MTHRTHRTHRTRQLSRRPRAFTLIELLVVISIIALLIGILLPALGAARRSGRDVKCKSNLRQVGISEAAFSSDYKERIVPMQAWVSSTNGSSWKIDPLAGNIELSWRGLLWEYGNESPDVFDCPEEADERYADGAFNEAGQPNSNETNIPSGLGAVDVHWPGGGVGTFQPPHGRGSWAGYGGSTYQTTKQGQVESATDSISFGDGNSSSDAQGNLLYFPEDRFWIYSNTNALASGYDRSAVASGVGEKGLERHGDETNANYLFLDSHVSSLKAGDIECSQDRCDWDVQLDPH; this is encoded by the coding sequence ATGACCCACCGAACCCACCGAACCCACCGAACCCGCCAACTGAGCCGTCGCCCCCGTGCGTTCACCCTGATTGAACTGCTCGTCGTCATCAGCATCATCGCGCTGCTGATCGGCATCCTGCTCCCGGCCTTGGGCGCGGCTCGTAGGTCGGGGCGTGACGTCAAGTGCAAGTCCAACCTCCGGCAGGTCGGCATCTCCGAGGCCGCGTTCTCATCGGACTACAAGGAACGCATCGTGCCCATGCAGGCGTGGGTGAGTTCGACCAACGGCTCGTCGTGGAAGATCGACCCGCTGGCGGGGAATATCGAGCTGTCCTGGCGCGGGCTGCTGTGGGAGTACGGCAACGAGTCGCCCGATGTGTTCGACTGCCCCGAAGAGGCGGACGAGCGCTACGCCGACGGCGCGTTCAATGAGGCCGGCCAGCCCAACTCCAACGAAACCAACATCCCCAGCGGGCTGGGCGCGGTCGATGTGCACTGGCCCGGCGGCGGGGTGGGCACCTTCCAGCCGCCCCACGGCCGAGGCTCCTGGGCGGGCTACGGCGGCTCGACGTACCAAACCACAAAGCAGGGGCAAGTCGAATCGGCCACCGACTCGATCAGCTTCGGCGACGGCAACAGCTCGTCCGACGCCCAGGGCAACCTTCTCTACTTCCCCGAAGACCGCTTCTGGATCTACAGCAACACCAACGCCCTGGCCTCGGGCTACGACCGCAGCGCCGTCGCCTCGGGCGTTGGCGAGAAGGGGCTCGAGCGCCACGGCGACGAGACCAACGCCAACTACCTGTTCCTCGACTCCCACGTCTCGTCGCTCAAGGCGGGCGATATCGAGTGCTCGCAGGACCGCTGCGACTGGGACGTCCAGCTCGACCCGCACTAA